A segment of the Fibrobacter succinogenes subsp. succinogenes S85 genome:
CCCGGCTCTTTAGCAATAGCCCTGCGATACGCTTCTTTCTGGTCTTCCCTAAAGGTAGATCCAGCTTGTATCAAACATTCACAAACTTTCTGTTCAATATCTGTCATAATTCACCACCCAAATGTTATAGCACCTTTCCTGTATAAATTTGCTTATCCCCTAATTTTTTATCTAAAAAATTGAATAGCGGCTTTTCCAATACATAAATACGGCAAATATCAATTATACTACAGGTTAGGAATATAGCAAGAATACTACCTATAGCATATAATGCATAAGAGGGTGCGTCATAATGTCCAACAACGTCAATAAAATCATACCATAACCAATGTCGCATTTCATCACCACTAGTATGAATCAGGAACACACCAAAAGTCGAGGCTCCAATTATATTGATTATTCTAGAATAGCCGATTCTCAAATTTTTAAAGAACATAAACAGGGAAACTGAAGTTATTATAGACATGAAAGCCAAGGATTCTCCTACAAACGCATACACTGGCAAATTCAGCCTTAGACACACAAAAACAGACCCTATAGACAGGATTATTGACACAAACGCCCCCCCCCAGAACATTACGTTTTCGTTTCTAAACAGCCCGTAAATGCGAATATACGAGCCTAAAATGTATAGTATAATAAACCACGATAAATAATTATAATGCAGATGCAATCCCGGAATTTGATAGAAACCAGAATAAATAGTAATGCAAAGAATCAATAATAAAAGATGCTTTGTTTTATCCATTCCCTTTATTAGTATGTTTAAGAACGGTATAAACAAGAAAAAAGCCATAAACGCATTTGTGAACGAATCTGTAATACTAGAAAAAGGAAGTAAGCGTTTTAACAAGGCCCCACCAGATATAGCAGTCATCCCAACGCATGCAAAGACAAACAATATTATATACCTGTAAAATTTTACCTCTAGATATAATTTCAAGTATTTTCTCAAAGATATATTTGAAAAGCACATAAAAAAGCCAGTTATTAACACAAAACAATTAATACCGGTTTTCCCCCACATACCAAGAATCAAATAAAAAATAGAATTTGTACTAGTAGGATTTGCAAACAAGGGACCATCGGCATTCATCAAGCCTGAATTAACCACATAATGATGAGCCACGATTGATAGCATCACTAAAATGCGATACAGTTCAATATTCGACGAACGAGGCTTTTTTTTTACGATTTCAGTCATACTAGTAAATACTCTCACCCTTTGCAGCTGCAATGATTGCCTGATACTTGTTAACCTTTATTCGGTGAAGCGCTTCCATCCCAAGTTCGGGATAGCAGACAACTTCTCGTTCTTCTGTCTGGCTTTCCAGCAAAGCCGTAACCGGAGGAATCACCGCAAAAACGGCATTATTTTCAGCCAAGGCCTTAACCGTCTCTGGCTTGATGGCGCCCTTACCTAAGTGCATCTTGATACCATGGCGAGAAAGAGGTTCAAAGCTGCTTTCAATTTCCAACTTGTTACTGGAGGTGGGACCCACGCCCGCTGGACTCACCGCCGTATGGAAAATCACCTGCCCTTGTAAATCAACACCAACTTCAGAAAGAGTCCCTTCTTCGGCATGTTTCACAATTTTAGGCAAAACGGCATCGCGCCCTGTATAAATGTAACCGGAAATAGAAACAACATCACCAACTTTGAGCTTGGCAATATCTTCTTCGCTAAATGGAGTTGTCAGTTCTATCATAACAGATTTATAACCTCGTCAATAGTAAACTCAGGACGATAAACAATATCAATCAGCTTCTCACAAACATCCTTGCTATATCCAGCAAAAGACATCAAGCCCTCGATTTTCTGCCGAAATTCTTCTGGGGTCAGCGGATTTTCCGGTTCGCCCTTGGGATAATCAATCCTTGCGGAAAACAGCCCCGTTTTCGTTTTTACATCAACTAAAGCAGCACGGCGTTGTGGGCAGAGCGCAGTAAACTCATCATCCGCCACAACATCTATTTTTTGGGCAATATCAAGAATCCGCTGATCCGCGACATTAGCCTTCGAAAACTCGTTAAGCCCAGCATTTCCCGTAAACAGAGCTACTGCAACACTATATGGCATACTCATTTTTGCGGAATTTACGCCATCCACTAGTTTATGGTCATGCCCCGCGACCGCAAGCTTATATGTATGAACACAAACAGATTCTACTTCATCCAATAAAAAACCTGGTTGCTGACGAATTTTCATTGCGGCTTCAATTGCCGGATGTGTATGTCGACAAGAGGCATAAGGCTTGTTGTAAATAGACATGATGCTGAAAGAATCATTTTCAAAGTCCTTCAAAAAAGATATCTTTGCTTCATCAGTCATCACAGCCAAAAAGCCACGCTTGCCACCAAGAGCATCATTGGGCGCTTTAAATCGAGCTTTACCAAGATATGCAGCAGAAACGGCATCCATCGCCGCTCTACCAACATTCAACGGTTTTAAGTCAGCATTATCCTCCTGCATTTCAAGCACCCCGGCAGCGGACGTTACCGCGGCAGAAAAAGCGGACTTCATCTGTTCAAAATCAAAATGAAGTGCCGCAGCAATGGCCATAGTTGCCCCAACCGTTCCACATGTGCCCGTGGCGTGATATCCACGTAATTTGTTTCCCGGTTGTACCGCACAAGCCAAGCGAATCGTCGTTTCATAACCAATAATGGCTCCATACAAGAAATCTTGCATGGATATTTTTTCTTTTTCAGCAACAGGAAGCAGGGCCGAGAAAATAGTTCCTCCAACATGCACCGCCCCCTTGCGATGACCGTCATCTAATTCCATAACATGCGAGTTCATTCCGTTTATCAATGCCGCCGTCTGTAGGGAACATTTGGGAGGCAAACCAATAACCGAAGAAGCTCCATTACCGAATTCCAAAGAATCTATATAAGCGAGATCTTTTTCGTAAAAAGCTTTCGCTCCAGCCAAAGTGCATGCAAGAAAATCGATAAAACAATTCTTCGCCTGAGTAAAAACCTTTCCTGGAATGGAATCCTTTGATTGTTTTATCAAATTTTTCAAGAAGTTATCAGTCATTTGATTCTCACAAAATTTCAATCCGTAATTTTAAACTTTTAACAAATAACATGCATCGAGTTTAGAAAAAAATATAAGATCTTTGTGTCATATCAAATATTTACAGGTACATTTAACGACATTTGCTTTATCATAAGGCGACGAATTACATTCATTCGATGATTATACAGCTTACGGATTACTCCATAAAAAGGAGCTTTAACTAAAAATCCACAAAAAGACATATGCAGTTTAAGCAAAAAGGAATAATACAATCCAAGAATGTTGTTAGGCGATAAGCTTACAAAAGTGTATCTTGATTTAATCTTATGATCAATCTGTATTTCTGCAATCATACCAATTCTATTAAAGCTTTTCCAAATAACAAGAGATTTATTTTCGACCTTTTTCGGATAAGCCCATATTTTCTCTAATCCATTTAGAGAAGCTGGATAAAACATTGGCCTTGGAACATCCATACAAATATCAGGAAAAAGGAAGTTTCCTAAACTGAAAAAAATATCTTTTCCTTTATATTTCGTGTGTGGATTAATAACATGCGGATGACTTCCTATTATCGCATCAGCCCCTGCATCAATCATTTTTTTTGCATATTCATAGCAGTATGAAGGAGGGATAAAAACATGTTCTTCCGCCCAATGAGGTAGAACAACCACTTTGTCATAACTTTTTTTTAGTTCTGAGATGTTTTGTTGAATTTCCTCAATGGTCGTCTGATAAATGCCAAATTCTGTATCTGTCGCAGGATGAAAAATCATAGGAGCAAAGCCATGGAAACAGCATCCTATAAATGCCACCACCTGTCCGTCTTTCTTAATTACAGCTGGCTTACGCGCTTCTGAAAAGTTTTTCCCAGCTCCGCAAAAAAGAATCCCCTTTTGAGACAAGAGTTCAATTGTATGAACCATCCCTTCCAAGCCTAAATCTGAAAAATGATTATTGGCTAAAGTGACAAGATTTATGTTCATTTCTTGTAATTTTGCAAGGTCTTCGTCTCGAGCGTAAACAATCGCTTTTGTCTTCGCCATTTTTCGTTCATCATAAGCAAAATGATTGCCAATCGCACATTCTAAAGTTCCTATTCTAAAATCAAATGTAGACATATACTCCAATAATTCCTTGGTTATAAAGGAATCTTGATAGGAGAGCCCCCCCCCCCAGGAACAATATCTCCACAAAATAGTAAATTCACTTTAGTATCGCCTCTTTGAATTCATCATAAAAACCACGACCGAGAGAAATCTGAGGCATAATTATATCACCCCAATTTCCTTCGATTAGCACCCATCCCTGAGTAGACAAAGCAAAATCAAAACCAATATATTTATGACATTCAGGCAATGACTTATGAACTTCTTGTGCAAATTTTTTTAAAGATTCCCATTCAGGAATTTTATATCCTTTAAATACTTTATTACTTTCTGGGTGTTCCTTGAAAACTCGGCCTAATTCATCATGACCATCAGTTATGATGATACCAGTATTCGAATCTATCGCTGCAAAAACGCCACCGCAACCAGCATTGTCAACGACACTTCCTTTTCGCCCTACTCGTAACACGGAAACCATTGTTGAAAAATCAGAGCCCTTTCGAAAAGAAAAATAACGAATTGTATTGACACTGGATTCGTTCCACTCGGCCATTCTAGCATCTTGTTTGACAAGTTCTTCTACGATATATGAGCCATTAGAGCGCAAGTAGTCAAAAACCTCATCAGCACTCTTTTCCAACAACGAGATAATTTCAACGCCTTTGCCACAAGCCCCCTTGCTTGGTTTTGCTATAAAACGATCAAGTCCTTGACAAAAAAGTTTAAAATTAGACCTATCATCCTCACTATCTACTTTACAAGCTTTCCGTTTAAAGAACTGACCTGCAATTGAATAGAAAATATTTTTGTCTTTTAATTGCGCTAAAGCATCCTTCCAATTTTTTCCAATTGCTTCCATGCAAAGTTTATCTTTTCGCATACGTGAAATATATTTATTTCGTTCATATGCATTTTTCTTTGGGAATCCATATGAAAAGTATTCATTAGCCGTCATTCCATACTTTCTATAAGACAGTATGATATCTCGAATAACAGATTTTCTATATGCAGAATCATCCAACTGCTCCTTACTCAAGAATATCTTACAGTTATCCTCTATATCGGAAAAACAATCTCGTTGGCCCCACCAAACAATCTTTTTTTTCTTAGCATTATTGTATAAGCGATCTGCCATATAAGTAGGAAATATGTTCCACTTAGCTTTATTCATCAAATCTTTAATTCTACGAACAATTTTCATCTTATGAATTCCAATTTTGCACTATAATGATTATACACCGAATAATTCCAGATAACTCTTTTCAGACTCTATTACGCCATAGGCTTCGGCACGCATTGAAATCTTTGTCGCCCAGTTGGTATGAGGCTTGATTTCGTTCATGCCCTTGCTGCCCTTAATCACCCCACCGGAAGTATGCAAAATCTGGTAGGCGTCATTGTATTCATCTTGCGTAACAGCAAGCATGCCATTGATGAAGTTCAAGTGGGTCGGATGGATACATGTCTTGCCCATAAAACCATTCGCCTGGTCCAGAATAAGTTCGCGCATCAAGCCATCAACCGCATCATTTACCACCGGCGAACGTTTCAGCAACGTATCTTGGATGTCAACCTTCGGCAGATCGCAAAACTTCATACGCTTGTTTACACGGAAATATTCCCACACCGGTCCAGAAACTGTATAATCGTTGTTACGGGTAAAGAAGTTCAAAATATCCATCAAGCAATCACGAACAGTCATCACATCGTAAATCGTATAGTTGATTCCTCTACGGACACCAAAGCACGACGAGAAATCCGTACCGCCCACGCGAATATTCAAAATCAGGTCTTTATGTTTGTCGCATTCCTGTTTGATAGCCATCAGTTCCTGAGCGCGGCTTTCCTTGAACGCGACTCGCGCATCTTCAATAATGGGCATGCCATATATAATCTCACCAAACTTGGCATTGAGTTCAACAAGGTGTTCCATATAAGGAGCGGATGTCAAGCTATTGAATTTCGGAAAATTAAACCCGCAAAGATACCGAATGTGACGAGGCTCAAGCATCGCAGCAAAATGCTTAAACTGTTCAACGGAACGAACCCGGAAGAAAATTAGCGGAATATCTTCGTATTTCAGCGTTCCATTTTTTTCACATTCCGCAAGAGTGTCCAACACATGGATAGAATTGATTTCCGCAGCAGGCACGTCTTCTTCTTTGCAGGCATCTTCGAAGCACATCACCATGGAGGTGAGACCAGGATACTTCTTATCGATAATCGCCTGTGCAAAATCCTTGGTGCCAGGCATATACATAGTGGCCCCCAGGCAATATTGCAAAAGACTACGGTCCGTATACTTGTTGAAATCGACCGGTTCTTTTACAAACTTGAAATTCGGATTATACTGATGATGTTTCATTAT
Coding sequences within it:
- a CDS encoding acyltransferase family protein; translated protein: MTEIVKKKPRSSNIELYRILVMLSIVAHHYVVNSGLMNADGPLFANPTSTNSIFYLILGMWGKTGINCFVLITGFFMCFSNISLRKYLKLYLEVKFYRYIILFVFACVGMTAISGGALLKRLLPFSSITDSFTNAFMAFFLFIPFLNILIKGMDKTKHLLLLILCITIYSGFYQIPGLHLHYNYLSWFIILYILGSYIRIYGLFRNENVMFWGGAFVSIILSIGSVFVCLRLNLPVYAFVGESLAFMSIITSVSLFMFFKNLRIGYSRIINIIGASTFGVFLIHTSGDEMRHWLWYDFIDVVGHYDAPSYALYAIGSILAIFLTCSIIDICRIYVLEKPLFNFLDKKLGDKQIYTGKVL
- a CDS encoding fumarate hydratase C-terminal domain-containing protein, whose translation is MIELTTPFSEEDIAKLKVGDVVSISGYIYTGRDAVLPKIVKHAEEGTLSEVGVDLQGQVIFHTAVSPAGVGPTSSNKLEIESSFEPLSRHGIKMHLGKGAIKPETVKALAENNAVFAVIPPVTALLESQTEEREVVCYPELGMEALHRIKVNKYQAIIAAAKGESIY
- a CDS encoding MmgE/PrpD family protein, translating into MTDNFLKNLIKQSKDSIPGKVFTQAKNCFIDFLACTLAGAKAFYEKDLAYIDSLEFGNGASSVIGLPPKCSLQTAALINGMNSHVMELDDGHRKGAVHVGGTIFSALLPVAEKEKISMQDFLYGAIIGYETTIRLACAVQPGNKLRGYHATGTCGTVGATMAIAAALHFDFEQMKSAFSAAVTSAAGVLEMQEDNADLKPLNVGRAAMDAVSAAYLGKARFKAPNDALGGKRGFLAVMTDEAKISFLKDFENDSFSIMSIYNKPYASCRHTHPAIEAAMKIRQQPGFLLDEVESVCVHTYKLAVAGHDHKLVDGVNSAKMSMPYSVAVALFTGNAGLNEFSKANVADQRILDIAQKIDVVADDEFTALCPQRRAALVDVKTKTGLFSARIDYPKGEPENPLTPEEFRQKIEGLMSFAGYSKDVCEKLIDIVYRPEFTIDEVINLL
- a CDS encoding CapA family protein — protein: MSTFDFRIGTLECAIGNHFAYDERKMAKTKAIVYARDEDLAKLQEMNINLVTLANNHFSDLGLEGMVHTIELLSQKGILFCGAGKNFSEARKPAVIKKDGQVVAFIGCCFHGFAPMIFHPATDTEFGIYQTTIEEIQQNISELKKSYDKVVVLPHWAEEHVFIPPSYCYEYAKKMIDAGADAIIGSHPHVINPHTKYKGKDIFFSLGNFLFPDICMDVPRPMFYPASLNGLEKIWAYPKKVENKSLVIWKSFNRIGMIAEIQIDHKIKSRYTFVSLSPNNILGLYYSFLLKLHMSFCGFLVKAPFYGVIRKLYNHRMNVIRRLMIKQMSLNVPVNI
- a CDS encoding sugar-transfer associated ATP-grasp domain-containing protein; this translates as MKIVRRIKDLMNKAKWNIFPTYMADRLYNNAKKKKIVWWGQRDCFSDIEDNCKIFLSKEQLDDSAYRKSVIRDIILSYRKYGMTANEYFSYGFPKKNAYERNKYISRMRKDKLCMEAIGKNWKDALAQLKDKNIFYSIAGQFFKRKACKVDSEDDRSNFKLFCQGLDRFIAKPSKGACGKGVEIISLLEKSADEVFDYLRSNGSYIVEELVKQDARMAEWNESSVNTIRYFSFRKGSDFSTMVSVLRVGRKGSVVDNAGCGGVFAAIDSNTGIIITDGHDELGRVFKEHPESNKVFKGYKIPEWESLKKFAQEVHKSLPECHKYIGFDFALSTQGWVLIEGNWGDIIMPQISLGRGFYDEFKEAILK
- a CDS encoding HpcH/HpaI aldolase/citrate lyase family protein yields the protein MKHHQYNPNFKFVKEPVDFNKYTDRSLLQYCLGATMYMPGTKDFAQAIIDKKYPGLTSMVMCFEDACKEEDVPAAEINSIHVLDTLAECEKNGTLKYEDIPLIFFRVRSVEQFKHFAAMLEPRHIRYLCGFNFPKFNSLTSAPYMEHLVELNAKFGEIIYGMPIIEDARVAFKESRAQELMAIKQECDKHKDLILNIRVGGTDFSSCFGVRRGINYTIYDVMTVRDCLMDILNFFTRNNDYTVSGPVWEYFRVNKRMKFCDLPKVDIQDTLLKRSPVVNDAVDGLMRELILDQANGFMGKTCIHPTHLNFINGMLAVTQDEYNDAYQILHTSGGVIKGSKGMNEIKPHTNWATKISMRAEAYGVIESEKSYLELFGV